One region of Bacteroidia bacterium genomic DNA includes:
- a CDS encoding phosphoribosylglycinamide formyltransferase: MAKTNLAIFASGSGTNAENIIRYFSKNPDVEVVLVLCNNAQAGVLDRARRLLVETHIFNNQELKDKTILHLLQQKKVNWVVLAGFLWRIPPHLVNAFPQRIINIHPALLPKFGGKGMYGMNVHKVVKAAGEIETGITIHYIDEAYDRGQIIFQAKAAVDAKDSAVDIAAKIHKLEMKHFPVIIEKEIRRASKDSLRTDQTRV, from the coding sequence ATGGCAAAAACGAATCTGGCTATTTTTGCTTCAGGCAGTGGTACCAATGCCGAAAATATAATCCGTTACTTTTCCAAAAATCCGGATGTGGAAGTGGTGCTGGTGCTTTGCAACAACGCTCAGGCCGGAGTACTGGACCGGGCCAGACGCCTGCTGGTGGAAACGCACATATTTAATAATCAGGAACTAAAGGATAAGACTATATTGCACCTGTTGCAGCAAAAGAAGGTGAATTGGGTCGTCCTTGCCGGCTTTCTCTGGCGAATTCCGCCTCACCTTGTGAACGCGTTTCCGCAGCGCATTATCAATATACATCCGGCACTGCTACCGAAGTTTGGCGGTAAAGGCATGTATGGGATGAACGTTCATAAAGTGGTAAAGGCAGCCGGAGAAATCGAAACAGGAATAACTATTCACTACATTGATGAAGCGTATGACCGCGGCCAGATCATCTTTCAGGCAAAGGCCGCTGTAGATGCAAAAGATTCAGCAGTAGATATTGCCGCCAAAATTCACAAGTTGGAAATGAAGCATTTCCCGGTTATTATAGAAAAAGAAATAAGAAGAGCCTCCAAAGATTCACTGAGAACAGACCAGACCCGGGTTTAA
- a CDS encoding MBL fold metallo-hydrolase — MKRVFKKFFITTGVLLLLLIIAIMAFVSFAPQFGAAPTGEHLERIKSSPNYADGNFINLIETELSFSPRAVVQMVYNFATAKNTAPKDSIPVKFDESGKTGEEANPDNATYITWYGHSAVLVEMDGMKLLIDPMLGTTSSPVAFFGRRFPYEEPINISDLKSIDAVLISHDHYDHLDYPSIKDLHKLTGHFYVPLGVGSHLKHWGVPPEKITEMDWWDSATFGTLTFTATPARHFSGRGLGDRNKTLWASWAIKGKNDRIYFSGDSGYGPHFREVAEKLGPFDFAMIECGQYNELWEDIHMLPDQSVNAALDINSKVVMPIHWGAFSLAPHTWQEPAEKFTAGVLSAGLNVVTPYIGERIKVGHPYPQNEWWQGVR, encoded by the coding sequence ATGAAAAGAGTATTTAAGAAGTTTTTTATTACAACCGGGGTGCTTCTGCTCCTGTTAATTATTGCGATTATGGCATTCGTTTCTTTTGCGCCTCAATTTGGGGCTGCACCAACCGGGGAACACCTGGAGCGGATTAAGTCCTCACCGAATTACGCTGACGGCAATTTTATTAATCTTATTGAAACCGAACTGAGTTTCAGCCCGCGGGCCGTAGTGCAAATGGTCTATAATTTTGCTACAGCAAAAAATACGGCACCTAAGGATTCAATACCGGTTAAGTTTGACGAAAGCGGGAAAACCGGGGAAGAAGCCAACCCTGACAATGCAACTTATATTACCTGGTATGGCCACTCTGCAGTCCTGGTGGAGATGGACGGTATGAAGTTGCTGATTGATCCTATGCTGGGCACTACATCATCACCGGTAGCTTTTTTCGGCCGGAGGTTCCCTTATGAGGAGCCCATTAATATTTCCGACCTGAAGTCAATTGACGCGGTGCTGATCTCTCATGACCATTACGACCACCTCGATTATCCTTCAATCAAAGATTTGCACAAATTGACAGGCCATTTTTATGTGCCCCTGGGCGTGGGTTCCCATCTGAAGCATTGGGGCGTACCGCCAGAAAAAATTACCGAGATGGACTGGTGGGATTCTGCTACGTTCGGTACGCTGACTTTTACCGCTACACCTGCCCGTCATTTCTCGGGCCGCGGCTTGGGCGACAGGAACAAAACCCTGTGGGCTTCCTGGGCAATTAAAGGAAAAAACGACAGGATCTACTTTAGCGGAGACAGTGGTTACGGGCCCCACTTTAGGGAGGTAGCAGAAAAGCTCGGCCCGTTTGATTTTGCCATGATTGAATGCGGCCAGTACAACGAGCTGTGGGAGGACATCCATATGCTGCCGGACCAAAGCGTGAATGCAGCATTGGACATCAACAGCAAAGTTGTTATGCCGATCCACTGGGGCGCATTTTCACTCGCCCCTCATACCTGGCAGGAGCCAGCAGAGAAGTTTACTGCCGGTGTCTTATCCGCAGGGCTAAATGTGGTAACGCCCTATATTGGGGAGCGTATTAAGGTGGGACATCCTTACCCGCAGAATGAGTGGTGGCAGGGAGTGCGCTGA
- a CDS encoding gliding motility-associated C-terminal domain-containing protein, which yields MARHGGGCADTILLNDIVVHPTPTAGFDFFQADKPPHGQMIFTNTSSGADKYLWHFGDGDSTDVEHPYHNYGRLGEYLVKLRAITNEGCEHEVHRIVPLVDLFNFHIPTAFSPNEDGYNEEFAPVLLNPDDQFAWKIYNRWGEVVFESTTSQTWDGRNQAGNLAPDGVYVYVLTIISSADGWKTSATGQVTLVR from the coding sequence ATGGCAAGGCATGGTGGCGGTTGTGCCGATACAATCCTGTTGAATGATATTGTGGTGCATCCTACGCCAACAGCCGGATTTGACTTTTTTCAGGCTGATAAACCTCCGCATGGCCAAATGATCTTTACCAATACCTCAAGCGGAGCCGATAAATACCTGTGGCATTTTGGGGACGGGGACAGCACAGATGTAGAGCATCCCTACCACAACTATGGGCGGCTGGGGGAATACCTTGTGAAGCTACGGGCAATAACGAATGAAGGTTGTGAGCATGAAGTACACCGGATCGTGCCCCTCGTTGACCTCTTCAATTTCCATATTCCCACAGCCTTCAGCCCTAACGAAGATGGCTACAACGAAGAATTTGCACCTGTGCTGCTGAACCCGGATGATCAATTTGCCTGGAAGATCTATAACCGGTGGGGCGAAGTAGTATTTGAAAGTACCACAAGCCAGACCTGGGATGGCCGCAACCAGGCAGGAAACCTCGCCCCTGATGGCGTCTACGTGTATGTACTCACCATTATCAGCTCTGCGGATGGCTGGAAAACCAGCGCTACCGGCCAGGTGACACTTGTGAGGTAG